The Lutibacter sp. Hel_I_33_5 genome has a window encoding:
- a CDS encoding Fur family transcriptional regulator — MQKIEEFLESKDIRATAMRLLIYKFLAEKQVAVTLSDIENAFEKADRTTLYRTIKTFEEKEIVHQIDDGTGITKYALCEKGCNCEIETDLHLHFHCNNCNETICLTEHKIPQIKVPDGFVSENVNLVVKGICDKCSGQ, encoded by the coding sequence ATGCAAAAAATAGAAGAATTTTTAGAATCAAAAGATATTCGAGCAACTGCAATGCGTTTATTAATATATAAGTTCCTTGCCGAAAAACAAGTTGCAGTTACATTAAGCGATATAGAAAATGCTTTTGAGAAAGCAGATAGGACAACATTATACAGAACTATTAAAACATTTGAAGAAAAAGAAATTGTGCATCAAATAGACGATGGCACAGGAATTACGAAATATGCTTTGTGTGAAAAAGGTTGTAATTGTGAGATTGAAACCGATTTGCATTTACATTTTCATTGTAATAACTGTAACGAAACCATTTGTTTAACAGAACATAAAATCCCTCAAATAAAAGTGCCTGATGGATTTGTTTCAGAAAATGTAAACTTGGTTGTAAAAGGTATTTGCGATAAATGTAGCGGACAATAA
- a CDS encoding polysaccharide lyase family 7 protein, with protein sequence MRKIILIICAVLVLLSCKNTSKKALEMSTKTENIKYPNDVIPFMDKWKILTGDGTHVKDLVNYKKDNFFYVQNDGKTDWIVYKTPNAGITSRTSKNTRTELGEKKHWIPEEGGKLTGTLKVQHVSTTGDATAASSYSVVIGQIHSDEGHENEPLKIYYKKFPGHTKGSVFWNYEINTKGDNIGRFDYSTAVWGHDFSVVGSNATEYPKEPENGVALGEEFSYEVNVYKGMMYLTFTSKNHKTIQFKKSLIKTEFGTRKDIPQQVLNVYANREKGGGVEREIAYAGELNYFKQGAYNQANAKSTKSEIYGGDISKQYENGSYAEVWFKEATVGKSTQPNKN encoded by the coding sequence ATGAGAAAAATTATATTGATAATATGTGCAGTTTTAGTGTTGCTTTCTTGTAAAAACACTTCTAAAAAAGCTTTAGAAATGTCAACTAAAACTGAAAATATAAAATATCCAAATGATGTTATTCCGTTTATGGATAAATGGAAAATCCTTACTGGTGATGGAACTCACGTCAAAGATTTAGTAAATTATAAAAAAGACAATTTTTTCTATGTTCAAAATGATGGAAAAACGGATTGGATAGTTTATAAAACACCTAATGCAGGTATTACTTCAAGAACTTCAAAAAATACGAGAACAGAACTAGGAGAAAAAAAACATTGGATTCCTGAAGAAGGAGGCAAATTAACAGGAACACTAAAAGTACAACATGTATCCACTACAGGAGATGCAACTGCAGCTTCATCGTATTCAGTAGTAATTGGTCAAATTCATAGTGATGAAGGGCATGAAAATGAACCCTTAAAAATCTATTATAAAAAATTTCCAGGCCACACAAAAGGTTCTGTATTTTGGAATTATGAAATCAATACAAAAGGAGATAATATAGGACGATTTGATTACTCTACAGCAGTTTGGGGACATGATTTTTCTGTTGTTGGTTCAAATGCTACAGAATATCCAAAAGAACCAGAAAATGGTGTTGCTTTAGGAGAAGAGTTTAGTTACGAAGTAAATGTTTACAAAGGAATGATGTATTTAACTTTTACTAGTAAAAATCATAAAACCATTCAATTTAAAAAGAGTTTAATAAAAACTGAATTTGGAACAAGAAAAGATATTCCACAGCAAGTATTAAATGTTTATGCAAATAGGGAAAAAGGTGGTGGAGTAGAACGCGAAATTGCCTATGCAGGTGAACTTAATTACTTTAAGCAAGGGGCCTATAATCAAGCAAATGCAAAATCTACCAAATCAGAAATTTATGGTGGAGATATCTCTAAACAATATGAAAACGGAAGTTATGCTGAGGTTTGGTTTAAAGAAGCAACTGTAGGTAAAAGTACTCAACCAAATAAAAACTAA
- a CDS encoding chondroitinase-B domain-containing protein, producing MKNFSVVIIAFISLLIFQSCTSQIEEILVSNIDELNQSIKDAEPGDNIVLKNGVWKDVKIKFTGKGTKGNPIKLKAETPGEVFIEGVSNLEISGDYLEVSGLFFRNGYAPTQNVISFRTSKKEVANHSKVTNCVILDFNNLERDKDNLWVQLYGKHNELSNCYIAGKTNGGPTVRVDLKGNQSIRNYHKIINNHFGPRPRKGGARGETIQLGSSFTSMSPSNTTIANNLFEECNGEVEIISSKTNFNIIKNNVFYKSEGSVVTRHGNYVTVDGNYFIGDGVNDQYGGIRIINTGHWITNNLFYKIKGKNFRSPIAIMNGIPKSPLNRYNQVTDVVVAYNTFVDSDSPFQFGVGQNLAQKDVLPKSEIRSARALRTEVVNNVIYNSKGDANPIIEHDKADGVTFKSNIIDNNGVEIKNAHGLISKELSLTDIGTNLSVPVSGYNDVETHNGFDFEVITEDLLGGSREKSNQVGAILSSENIKLDLLDKTKYGANWFSSNVEEKEAKIHTVNNADELAAKLKEAVSGDVLELNEGSYQISNSLIINKTITIQSKGKAEIVYNGAADTPVFELNPYGKLTLKSIKLKGNGSNYAFASLKKNMSNHFGLDVIDSEISDFNYALRVYKQSFSEEITFKNTSISNCKNGLELSEETNDRGDYNTEYLTIDNCIFNTIKQNVIDYYRGGYDESTIGGNLLVTNSTFTNCGAKERNKRLFNHNGIVNVNIKNNTFKNNKVRFVSILWGAKNNIESGNSLTNSGKIKTEENLVMTLMY from the coding sequence ATGAAGAATTTTAGTGTAGTCATTATTGCTTTTATAAGCCTTTTAATATTTCAATCTTGTACTAGTCAAATAGAAGAAATTCTAGTTTCAAATATCGATGAGTTAAATCAATCTATAAAAGATGCAGAACCTGGAGACAATATCGTTTTAAAAAATGGTGTTTGGAAAGATGTTAAAATTAAATTTACAGGAAAAGGAACAAAAGGAAATCCAATAAAGTTAAAAGCAGAAACTCCAGGAGAAGTTTTTATAGAAGGAGTTTCAAATTTAGAAATTAGTGGAGATTATTTAGAGGTTAGTGGTTTGTTTTTCAGAAATGGATATGCACCAACACAAAATGTAATTTCATTTAGAACCTCTAAAAAAGAAGTTGCAAATCATTCTAAAGTAACAAATTGTGTCATTCTAGATTTCAATAATTTAGAACGTGATAAAGATAATCTTTGGGTCCAACTTTACGGAAAACATAACGAATTAAGTAACTGTTATATTGCTGGTAAAACCAATGGTGGCCCAACTGTAAGAGTTGATTTAAAAGGGAATCAAAGCATACGAAATTATCATAAAATTATTAATAATCATTTTGGTCCACGACCAAGAAAAGGTGGTGCTAGAGGAGAAACTATTCAATTAGGAAGTAGTTTTACTTCAATGTCTCCAAGTAATACAACCATTGCTAATAACTTGTTTGAAGAGTGTAATGGTGAGGTTGAAATCATTTCTAGTAAAACTAATTTTAACATCATTAAAAATAATGTGTTTTACAAGAGTGAAGGTTCTGTTGTTACAAGGCATGGAAATTATGTTACCGTTGATGGAAATTATTTTATTGGTGATGGAGTAAATGATCAATATGGTGGAATTAGAATAATTAACACAGGTCATTGGATTACAAATAATCTTTTTTATAAAATAAAAGGTAAGAATTTTAGAAGTCCGATTGCAATTATGAATGGTATTCCTAAATCGCCATTAAACAGATACAACCAAGTTACTGATGTTGTTGTAGCTTATAATACGTTTGTTGATTCAGATTCTCCATTTCAATTTGGAGTTGGACAAAATTTGGCTCAAAAAGATGTGTTGCCGAAATCAGAAATTCGTTCTGCCAGAGCTTTAAGAACTGAAGTTGTAAATAATGTGATTTACAATTCTAAAGGTGATGCAAATCCAATTATTGAGCATGATAAAGCTGATGGTGTTACTTTTAAAAGTAATATTATTGACAATAATGGAGTTGAAATTAAAAATGCACATGGTTTAATTTCTAAAGAATTAAGCTTAACAGATATTGGTACAAATCTTTCAGTTCCTGTTTCAGGATATAATGATGTAGAAACTCATAATGGTTTTGATTTTGAAGTGATTACAGAAGATTTATTAGGAGGTTCTAGAGAAAAATCAAATCAAGTTGGTGCAATTTTAAGTTCAGAAAATATAAAATTAGATTTATTGGATAAAACTAAATACGGAGCAAATTGGTTTTCAAGTAATGTTGAGGAAAAAGAAGCAAAAATACATACTGTAAATAATGCTGATGAATTAGCAGCAAAACTAAAAGAAGCAGTAAGTGGTGATGTTTTAGAATTAAATGAAGGTTCTTACCAAATTTCAAATTCTTTAATCATTAATAAAACGATTACAATTCAGTCTAAAGGAAAAGCTGAAATCGTATATAATGGAGCAGCTGATACTCCTGTTTTTGAATTAAATCCTTATGGTAAATTAACTTTGAAAAGCATCAAATTAAAAGGAAATGGTTCAAATTATGCATTTGCAAGTTTAAAGAAAAATATGTCTAATCATTTTGGATTGGATGTTATTGATTCAGAAATAAGTGATTTCAATTATGCTTTAAGAGTCTATAAACAATCTTTTTCTGAAGAAATTACTTTTAAAAATACGTCAATTTCAAACTGTAAAAATGGACTAGAATTATCAGAAGAAACAAATGATAGAGGAGATTACAATACAGAGTATTTAACGATTGATAATTGTATATTTAATACTATAAAACAAAATGTTATTGATTATTACAGAGGTGGATATGATGAATCTACAATTGGTGGAAACCTTTTAGTTACCAATAGCACATTTACAAATTGTGGAGCAAAAGAGAGAAACAAAAGGCTTTTTAATCATAATGGTATTGTAAATGTAAATATCAAGAATAATACATTTAAAAATAATAAAGTTCGGTTTGTTTCCATTCTTTGGGGAGCAAAAAATAATATAGAATCTGGTAATAGCTTAACAAATTCAGGGAAAATTAAAACTGAAGAAAATCTAGTAATGACCTTGATGTATTAG
- a CDS encoding sugar kinase produces the protein MAKKVITFGEVMMRLSPPGYEKFSQASSFELVYGGGEANAAISCAYLGMKAAHVTRFPDNALGKAATQFLRKHWLSTKHVIYGDQMMGKYFLEKGAVHRPSEVIYEREGSAFSLIQPEMFNWEEILKDADWFHWTGITPSISEGTAQSCLDAIKTANKLGITVSGDINSRSNMWKYGKPMHEVIPNLAKHSDVVITSSRGIREMFDIGELDDNFKSLAKMLIDVYPNIKKVIKKTRRTLSASHHQIQGKMWNGKKYIKTDMLNITHIIDRVGTGDAFAAGLIYGLLHYKDKEALDFASSACALKHTVPGDVNTVSLENVRSLMEGNTSGAIKR, from the coding sequence ATGGCTAAAAAAGTAATCACTTTTGGTGAAGTAATGATGCGTTTATCTCCTCCAGGATATGAAAAATTTTCGCAAGCTTCATCATTTGAATTAGTTTATGGAGGTGGAGAAGCAAATGCAGCCATTTCTTGTGCTTATTTAGGTATGAAAGCTGCACATGTTACACGTTTTCCTGATAATGCTTTAGGAAAAGCTGCAACACAATTTTTGCGTAAACATTGGTTAAGTACAAAGCATGTTATTTATGGCGACCAAATGATGGGAAAGTATTTTCTAGAAAAAGGAGCTGTGCATAGACCTAGTGAGGTAATTTATGAAAGAGAAGGTTCTGCCTTTTCTTTAATTCAACCTGAGATGTTTAATTGGGAAGAAATACTAAAAGATGCAGATTGGTTTCATTGGACAGGTATTACACCTTCAATTTCAGAAGGAACTGCTCAAAGTTGTTTAGATGCTATTAAAACGGCCAATAAATTGGGTATAACAGTTTCTGGTGATATAAATTCTAGAAGTAATATGTGGAAATATGGAAAGCCAATGCATGAGGTTATTCCAAATTTAGCTAAGCATTCAGATGTTGTTATTACTAGTAGTAGAGGAATTCGTGAAATGTTTGATATTGGCGAACTTGATGATAATTTTAAATCGTTAGCTAAAATGTTGATTGATGTTTATCCAAACATTAAGAAAGTGATTAAAAAAACGAGAAGAACTTTAAGCGCTTCACATCATCAAATTCAGGGTAAAATGTGGAATGGTAAAAAGTATATTAAAACAGATATGCTTAATATAACTCATATCATTGATCGTGTGGGAACAGGAGATGCGTTTGCAGCCGGATTAATCTATGGACTTTTACATTATAAAGATAAAGAAGCATTAGATTTTGCTTCTTCTGCATGTGCTTTAAAACATACTGTTCCTGGAGATGTAAACACAGTTTCGTTAGAAAATGTAAGAAGCTTAATGGAAGGTAATACTTCTGGAGCTATAAAAAGATAA
- the gndA gene encoding NADP-dependent phosphogluconate dehydrogenase translates to MIFIIGVSGCGKSTIGKLLSKELNIPFFDADDFHPESNIKKMSNGKALNDDDRQGWLESLNELAKSELAKNSCVIACSALKQNYRDILRKDLESETKWVHLSGSFDQIYKRMKSRVDHYMPSELLKSQFDILEHPKEALQVDITKSIVDIVDTIKNELMNKSQFGLFGLGVMGKSLCRNLANKGFKISMFNRHVDNLEVEIAKNFKTEFSELSNASAFDDISAFVNSLQQPRCIMLMVNAGKTIDHVIEDLFPHLSENDILIDGGNSNYNKTKERFDYLKTKSIHFIGAGVSGGEEGALKGPSIMPSGDFEAYKQVQPFLETIAAKDKNSLPCCTYIGSEGSGHFVKMVHNGIEYVEMQLLAEITSILEALGQNNDEISNTLESWKTTTDSYLLDITATIFRKKEGADWLVNKILDKAGNKGTGNWTTIASAELDVPSTLIASALFSRYISFYKDERIQLNNNFEKANNSALNISVKEVLEAYQFARIINHYQGFKLISEASNKHSWNLNLSEISRIWTNGCIIKSTLMKELVEVLKNTTNILTNQELINTLNIYKPSIKKLVSACVLNDLSVPSLSESIQFFNGITNPNSNANVIQAQRDYFGAHTYQRIDDASGKSYHTNWN, encoded by the coding sequence GTGATTTTCATAATAGGCGTTTCTGGATGTGGAAAAAGCACTATTGGAAAATTACTATCTAAAGAATTAAATATTCCATTTTTTGATGCTGATGATTTTCATCCAGAAAGTAATATCAAAAAAATGTCTAATGGAAAGGCTTTAAATGATGATGATAGGCAAGGTTGGTTAGAGTCTTTAAATGAGTTAGCAAAAAGTGAACTGGCAAAAAACAGTTGTGTTATTGCATGTTCTGCCTTAAAACAAAACTATCGAGATATTTTAAGAAAAGACTTAGAAAGTGAGACTAAATGGGTGCATTTATCGGGTTCATTTGATCAGATTTATAAAAGAATGAAAAGTAGAGTAGATCACTATATGCCTTCTGAATTATTGAAATCTCAATTTGATATTTTAGAACATCCAAAAGAAGCTTTACAAGTAGACATAACTAAATCAATTGTAGATATTGTTGATACTATAAAAAACGAATTAATGAATAAATCACAATTTGGATTATTTGGTTTAGGCGTTATGGGAAAAAGCTTATGTAGAAATTTAGCTAATAAAGGCTTTAAAATTTCTATGTTTAATAGACACGTTGATAATCTTGAAGTTGAAATAGCTAAAAACTTTAAAACTGAATTTTCTGAATTATCAAACGCATCTGCCTTTGATGATATTTCTGCTTTTGTAAACTCTCTGCAACAACCAAGATGTATTATGTTAATGGTAAATGCTGGAAAAACAATAGATCATGTAATTGAAGATTTATTTCCACATTTATCAGAAAATGATATATTAATTGATGGTGGAAATTCTAATTATAATAAAACTAAAGAACGTTTCGATTATTTAAAAACGAAAAGCATTCATTTTATTGGGGCTGGAGTTTCTGGTGGAGAAGAAGGCGCTTTAAAAGGACCTTCAATTATGCCAAGTGGAGATTTTGAAGCGTATAAACAAGTGCAGCCTTTTCTAGAAACGATTGCTGCGAAAGACAAAAATAGTTTGCCATGTTGTACTTATATTGGTTCAGAAGGAAGTGGACATTTTGTAAAAATGGTTCACAATGGAATCGAATATGTTGAAATGCAATTATTGGCAGAAATAACATCTATTTTAGAAGCTTTAGGTCAAAATAATGATGAAATTTCGAATACGTTAGAAAGTTGGAAAACTACTACTGACAGTTACTTGTTAGATATCACAGCTACTATTTTTAGAAAAAAAGAAGGTGCTGATTGGTTGGTAAATAAAATATTGGATAAAGCTGGAAATAAAGGTACAGGAAACTGGACAACAATTGCTTCTGCAGAATTGGATGTGCCAAGTACATTAATTGCTTCTGCTTTATTTTCGAGATATATATCTTTTTATAAGGATGAACGAATTCAGCTAAATAACAATTTTGAAAAGGCTAATAATTCGGCATTAAATATCTCAGTAAAAGAAGTGTTAGAAGCGTATCAATTTGCTAGGATTATCAATCATTATCAAGGTTTTAAATTAATTTCAGAAGCTTCAAATAAACATTCATGGAATCTGAATTTAAGTGAAATATCAAGAATTTGGACGAATGGTTGCATCATTAAATCTACGTTAATGAAAGAACTTGTAGAGGTCCTTAAAAATACCACAAACATATTAACGAATCAAGAATTAATTAATACCCTTAATATATACAAACCCTCTATAAAAAAGCTAGTATCAGCATGTGTTTTAAATGATTTATCTGTTCCTTCTTTAAGTGAATCGATTCAGTTTTTTAATGGAATTACAAATCCGAATTCTAACGCAAATGTAATACAGGCACAAAGAGATTATTTTGGAGCACATACGTATCAAAGAATAGATGATGCTTCAGGTAAAAGTTATCATACAAACTGGAATTAA
- a CDS encoding TonB-dependent receptor produces MLTIITCFSAKAQTSDIQIKVISESENEPLFGATVYFEELEKGAVTDFDGIATFNEIPNGEHIIIVSFLGFETLKTTIQIPSNSDLIFKLKSGGNELDEVVLQSSRSTRTVKKIPTRIEFIGVEELGEKAIMNPTNISMVLRESTGIQMQQTSLSSGSTNIRIQGLDGRYTQLLRDGFPLYGGFSSGLSILQIPPLDLQQFEIIKGSSSTLYGGGAIAGLINMVSKTPDEEPALDIMLTQTQALGSTANVFYSKRNEKFGISLYGSGHYQKAYDPEDDGFSNLPKTKSISFNPKFFYYPSDKTTFWFGLNGTYDDRIGGDITTIESGENGIHQYTEENISKRLSSQAVYKTQIDSISSLNIKNSVSFFDRNLTIPDFNFDGKQTNTFTEISYKRETSKADWIFGANLYTSNFDENDNATLQRDQKDITYGMFANNIYDLSENWILETGLRADYNTDFGFFPLPKISLLYKNDNGFSSRIGGGLGYKIPDIFTEEAEFINFENVLGIDKSSLKAERSYGVNLDFNYQTRLFETIGFSINQLFYVTAINNGLLLNSTDSGMFAFENATDEILSKGAETNIKFTYKDFRWFLNYALIDTKLNYLAGNPQKPLTAKHNAGSVLMYESEKWRIGYETFYTGKQFLSNGTETTDFVTMGLLLMRNFKFGSAFVNFENFTDRRQSRFSPLVLPPHENPEFPEIYAPTDGFIFSVGIIIKPFGNEEH; encoded by the coding sequence ATGCTCACAATTATAACGTGCTTTTCTGCTAAAGCACAAACATCTGATATACAAATAAAAGTAATTTCAGAATCCGAAAACGAGCCATTATTTGGAGCAACAGTATATTTTGAGGAATTAGAAAAAGGAGCAGTAACCGATTTTGACGGAATTGCAACTTTTAACGAAATTCCGAATGGCGAACATATTATCATAGTTTCTTTTTTAGGCTTTGAAACTCTAAAAACAACTATTCAAATCCCAAGTAATTCAGACTTGATTTTCAAATTAAAAAGTGGAGGAAACGAATTGGACGAAGTTGTATTACAATCTTCAAGAAGTACAAGAACCGTAAAGAAAATTCCAACAAGAATTGAATTTATTGGAGTTGAGGAATTGGGAGAAAAAGCAATTATGAATCCAACCAATATTTCAATGGTTCTACGTGAAAGTACAGGAATACAAATGCAACAAACATCTTTAAGTAGTGGAAGTACAAACATTAGAATTCAAGGTCTTGATGGTCGTTACACACAACTTTTAAGAGATGGATTTCCACTTTATGGAGGCTTTTCAAGTGGTTTGAGTATTTTACAAATTCCACCTTTAGACTTGCAACAATTTGAAATTATTAAAGGAAGTTCATCTACACTTTATGGTGGTGGAGCAATTGCAGGTTTAATAAATATGGTATCAAAAACACCAGACGAAGAACCTGCTTTAGACATTATGCTTACACAAACACAAGCATTGGGAAGTACTGCAAATGTATTTTACAGCAAACGGAATGAAAAGTTTGGTATTTCGCTTTACGGTTCAGGTCACTATCAAAAAGCTTACGACCCAGAAGATGATGGTTTTAGTAATTTACCAAAAACTAAATCTATTTCATTTAATCCAAAATTCTTTTATTATCCATCTGACAAAACTACGTTTTGGTTTGGCTTAAATGGAACATACGATGACAGAATTGGTGGAGACATAACTACAATAGAAAGTGGCGAAAATGGAATTCATCAATATACAGAGGAAAACATTTCAAAAAGATTGAGTAGTCAAGCAGTTTACAAAACTCAAATAGATTCTATTAGTTCTTTGAACATTAAAAATAGTGTATCCTTTTTCGATAGAAATTTAACGATTCCCGATTTCAATTTTGATGGTAAACAAACCAACACATTTACGGAAATCTCTTATAAAAGAGAGACTTCAAAAGCAGATTGGATTTTTGGAGCAAATTTATATACTTCAAACTTTGACGAAAATGATAATGCAACTTTGCAACGTGACCAAAAAGACATCACTTACGGAATGTTTGCTAACAATATTTATGACCTTTCCGAAAATTGGATTTTAGAAACTGGGTTGCGAGCAGATTACAATACTGATTTTGGCTTTTTTCCGCTTCCAAAAATTTCATTGCTTTATAAAAATGATAACGGGTTTTCAAGCAGAATTGGTGGTGGTTTAGGTTACAAAATTCCAGATATTTTTACAGAAGAGGCTGAATTTATAAATTTTGAAAATGTACTTGGCATTGACAAATCTTCACTAAAGGCAGAACGTTCTTATGGTGTGAATTTAGATTTCAATTATCAAACACGTTTATTTGAAACCATAGGTTTTTCTATTAATCAACTTTTTTATGTTACTGCTATTAATAACGGTTTGCTTTTAAATAGTACAGACAGCGGAATGTTTGCATTTGAAAATGCAACTGATGAAATTTTAAGTAAAGGAGCAGAAACAAATATAAAGTTTACTTATAAAGATTTTAGATGGTTTTTAAATTATGCACTTATAGACACTAAATTGAACTATTTGGCAGGAAATCCACAAAAACCATTAACTGCAAAACATAATGCAGGAAGTGTTTTGATGTACGAATCTGAAAAATGGCGTATAGGTTATGAAACTTTTTACACAGGAAAACAATTTTTATCAAACGGAACAGAAACGACAGATTTTGTAACAATGGGTTTACTGTTAATGAGAAACTTTAAATTTGGTAGTGCATTTGTGAACTTTGAAAATTTCACAGACAGAAGACAAAGTAGATTTTCACCTTTGGTTTTACCACCACACGAAAATCCAGAATTTCCCGAAATCTATGCACCAACAGACGGTTTTATTTTTAGTGTAGGCATAATAATTAAACCATTTGGAAACGAAGAACATTAA
- a CDS encoding Nramp family divalent metal transporter has product MEATAKKSLLKRIIAIILGFGPGIFAIGYTIGTGSVTSMIVAGSKFNMQLLWVLFLSCLFSGVLMFAYGNYALLTGETALYGFKKHIKYGEVLAILIIVGITFGQWNSLMGILGISSNIIFEILVLNFEGLSDFKYVTVLSTAIIIILIFYLLMLVGKYTFFEKILVIFVTLMGFSFLFSLFFVQPLSIDVVKGLVPTIPDVPGGKMLVAAFVGTTMAAATFLSRPLFVKGKGWTIKNLKQQKRDSITAAVLIFVISGTIMAVAAGALFYNGKEVTHVLDMANTLEPVAGKWAVTIFFFGALSAGLSSIFPCLLIAPLLVADYQSGTLDTNSKQFRIITAIACLVALIGPAFGANPIQVQILSQVFNVFVLPIVILGIILMLRNKKVMKDYKTSLGVYIGLFAALFFSLVISYNGIVALTEYF; this is encoded by the coding sequence ATGGAAGCAACAGCTAAAAAATCATTACTAAAAAGAATTATAGCAATTATTTTGGGTTTTGGTCCAGGTATTTTTGCCATTGGCTATACTATTGGTACAGGTAGTGTAACATCCATGATTGTTGCAGGAAGTAAATTTAATATGCAATTACTTTGGGTATTATTTTTAAGCTGTCTTTTTTCGGGAGTTTTAATGTTTGCTTATGGTAATTATGCTTTGCTAACAGGTGAAACAGCACTTTATGGATTTAAAAAACATATAAAATATGGTGAAGTTTTAGCCATATTAATTATAGTCGGAATTACGTTTGGACAATGGAATTCTTTAATGGGTATTTTAGGAATTTCATCTAATATTATTTTTGAAATTTTAGTCCTAAATTTTGAAGGATTAAGTGATTTTAAATATGTAACAGTTTTATCTACGGCTATTATAATAATATTGATTTTTTACTTATTGATGTTAGTTGGTAAGTACACTTTCTTCGAAAAAATATTGGTCATATTTGTCACGTTAATGGGCTTTTCTTTCCTGTTTTCATTGTTTTTTGTACAGCCACTTTCTATCGATGTTGTAAAAGGTTTGGTGCCAACAATACCTGATGTTCCTGGTGGTAAAATGTTGGTCGCTGCTTTTGTAGGAACTACCATGGCTGCTGCAACATTTTTATCTAGACCATTATTTGTAAAAGGAAAAGGTTGGACTATTAAAAACTTAAAACAGCAAAAACGAGATTCAATAACAGCAGCAGTATTAATTTTTGTAATAAGTGGAACTATTATGGCGGTTGCCGCTGGCGCATTATTTTATAATGGTAAAGAAGTTACGCATGTATTAGATATGGCAAATACATTAGAGCCTGTTGCAGGAAAATGGGCAGTAACTATTTTCTTTTTCGGAGCATTAAGCGCTGGTTTATCATCCATTTTTCCATGTTTATTAATTGCACCTTTATTAGTTGCTGATTATCAATCTGGAACTTTAGATACCAATTCAAAACAGTTTAGAATTATTACAGCAATAGCGTGTTTGGTTGCTTTAATTGGCCCTGCATTTGGAGCAAATCCAATTCAAGTTCAAATATTATCACAAGTATTTAACGTATTTGTTTTGCCGATAGTAATACTCGGTATTATTTTGATGTTGCGTAATAAAAAAGTAATGAAAGATTACAAAACAAGCTTGGGAGTTTATATAGGATTGTTTGCTGCATTATTCTTTTCTCTAGTAATCTCATACAATGGAATAGTTGCTCTAACAGAATATTTTTAA
- a CDS encoding DUF6660 family protein produces MKFITIILSLLILGLSIKPCSDGNNAEDQHQEEISAEHNHQNDSDDTCPITCICNCCGIAITYEPIQAFELGINNQISTEILSVYQSIYRFNFHSNIWQPPQLIS; encoded by the coding sequence ATGAAATTTATAACTATCATACTATCATTATTAATTCTTGGTTTGTCAATCAAACCTTGTTCTGACGGAAATAATGCCGAAGACCAACATCAAGAAGAAATATCTGCTGAACACAATCATCAAAATGATAGTGATGATACTTGTCCAATAACTTGTATTTGTAATTGTTGTGGAATCGCAATTACATATGAACCAATTCAAGCTTTTGAATTAGGTATTAATAATCAAATCTCTACAGAAATATTATCTGTCTATCAATCAATCTACAGATTTAACTTTCATTCCAATATCTGGCAACCGCCACAATTAATTAGCTAA